Proteins from a genomic interval of Ensifer canadensis:
- a CDS encoding acyl-CoA carboxylase subunit beta produces the protein MRAILEQVEARRAEARAGGGQRRIDAQHGKGKLTARERIEVLLDEDSFEEYDMYVTHRCVDFGMDSQKVAGDGVVTGWGTINGRQVYVFSQDFTVLGGSLSETHAQKICKIMDMAVRNGAPVIGLNDSGGARIQEGVASLAGYAEVFRRNAEASGVIPQISVIMGPCAGGAVYSPAMTDFIFMVRDSSYMFVTGPDVVKTVTNEIVTAEELGGAGTHTKKSSVADAAYENDIETLEHVRLLFDFLPLNNREKPPVRPFHDDPSRLERRLDSLIPDSAAKPYDMKELILALADEGDFFELQQSFARNIITGFIRMEGQSVGVVANQPMVLAGCLDIDSSRKAARFVRFCDAFSIPILTLVDVPGFLPGTAQEYGGVIKHGAKLLFAYSQATVPMVTLITRKAYGGAYDVMASKHIGADVNYAWPTAEIAVMGAKGATEILYRSELGDAEKIAARTKEYEERFANPFVAAERGFIDEVIMPHSSRRRIARAFASLRNKQVDVRWRKHDTIPL, from the coding sequence ATGCGCGCCATACTCGAACAGGTCGAAGCTCGCCGGGCGGAGGCAAGAGCCGGCGGCGGCCAGCGGCGCATCGACGCCCAGCACGGCAAAGGCAAGCTGACGGCACGCGAGCGCATCGAGGTTCTGCTCGATGAAGATTCCTTCGAAGAGTACGACATGTACGTCACGCATCGCTGCGTCGACTTCGGCATGGACAGCCAGAAGGTGGCCGGCGACGGTGTCGTCACCGGCTGGGGAACGATCAATGGCCGGCAGGTCTATGTGTTCTCCCAGGACTTCACGGTGCTCGGCGGCTCGCTGTCGGAAACTCACGCGCAGAAGATCTGCAAGATCATGGATATGGCAGTCAGGAACGGCGCGCCGGTCATCGGCCTCAACGATTCAGGCGGTGCGCGCATCCAGGAAGGCGTCGCCTCACTTGCAGGTTATGCCGAGGTCTTTCGCCGCAATGCCGAGGCATCGGGCGTTATCCCGCAGATCTCGGTGATCATGGGCCCGTGCGCCGGCGGCGCCGTCTATTCGCCGGCAATGACCGACTTCATCTTCATGGTGCGTGACTCATCCTACATGTTCGTCACCGGCCCCGACGTGGTGAAGACCGTCACCAACGAAATCGTCACCGCCGAAGAGCTTGGCGGCGCCGGCACGCACACGAAAAAATCCTCCGTCGCCGACGCGGCCTACGAAAACGACATCGAGACGCTTGAGCATGTGCGCCTGCTGTTCGATTTCCTGCCGCTCAACAATCGCGAGAAGCCACCGGTCCGGCCATTCCACGATGATCCGTCGCGGCTGGAACGCAGGCTCGACAGCCTCATCCCCGATAGCGCTGCCAAGCCCTACGATATGAAGGAACTCATCCTCGCGCTTGCCGACGAGGGTGATTTCTTCGAGTTGCAGCAGAGTTTCGCCCGCAACATCATTACTGGCTTCATCCGCATGGAAGGCCAGTCCGTCGGCGTCGTCGCAAACCAGCCGATGGTCCTTGCCGGCTGCCTCGATATCGATAGTTCGCGCAAGGCGGCCCGGTTCGTCCGTTTCTGCGACGCCTTCTCGATCCCGATCCTGACCCTCGTCGACGTGCCGGGCTTTCTGCCGGGCACCGCCCAGGAATATGGCGGCGTCATCAAACATGGTGCCAAGCTGCTTTTCGCCTACAGTCAGGCAACCGTACCGATGGTGACACTGATCACGCGCAAGGCCTATGGCGGCGCCTATGACGTCATGGCCTCCAAGCATATCGGCGCCGACGTCAACTATGCCTGGCCGACCGCCGAAATCGCGGTGATGGGCGCCAAGGGCGCGACCGAAATCCTCTACCGCTCCGAACTCGGCGACGCCGAGAAGATCGCGGCGCGTACGAAGGAATACGAAGAGCGCTTCGCCAATCCGTTTGTCGCCGCAGAACGTGGTTTCATCGATGAAGTCATCATGCCGCACTCTTCGCGCCGCCGCATCGCCCGCGCCTTTGCCTCGCTTCGCAACAAGCAGGTCGATGTCCGCTGGCGCAAGCACGACACGATCCCGTTGTGA
- the scpA gene encoding methylmalonyl-CoA mutase: MSDKTVKDWENLAERELKTAPENLTWQTPEGIAVKPLYTADDLDGIGHLGSLPGFAPFLRGPRATMYAGRPWTIRQYAGFSTAEASNAFYRKNLAAGQKGLSVAFDLATHRGYDSDHPRVEGDVGKAGVAIDSVEDMKILFDGIPLEEMSVSMTMNGAVIPILASFIVAGEEQGVSRDKLSGTIQNDILKEFMVRNTYIYPPEPSMRIVADIIEYTAKEMPKFNSISISGYHMQEAGATLVQELAFTLADGREYVRAALAKGLNVDEFAGRLSFFFAIGMNFFMEAAKLRAARLLWTRIMTEFEPKKPSSLMLRTHCQTSGVSLQEQDPYNNIIRTAFEAMSAALGGTQSLHTNSFDEAIALPTEFSARIARNTQLILQHETGVTKVVDPLAGSYYVESLTNELAEKAWALIEEIEAMGGMTEAVNAGLPKRLIEEAATRRQAAVDKGEEVIVGVNKYRLDNEEPIDILEIDNTAVRAAQIRRIEETKRRRNSQDVANALATITEFARTGDGNLLAAAVEAARARATVGEISDAMRAAFGDHAATPKVVSKIYGKAYEGEPELAVLTERLGEVSDKLGRKPKIMVAKLGQDGHDRGAKVIASAFGDIGFDVLAGPLFQTPEEAADMALASKVNVIGVSSLAAGHKTLMPQLADALKKRGGEDIIVICGGVIPRQDYEYLMDNGVSAVFGPGTNVLDAARAVLDLIEGKRRNI; encoded by the coding sequence ATGAGCGATAAGACCGTGAAAGATTGGGAAAACCTCGCCGAGCGCGAACTCAAGACGGCGCCGGAAAATCTTACCTGGCAGACGCCGGAAGGCATCGCCGTCAAGCCGCTCTACACGGCTGACGATCTCGACGGCATCGGCCACCTTGGTTCCCTGCCGGGCTTCGCGCCTTTCCTGCGCGGCCCGCGCGCGACGATGTATGCCGGTCGGCCGTGGACGATCCGGCAATATGCGGGATTCTCGACGGCAGAAGCCTCGAACGCCTTTTACCGCAAGAACCTCGCTGCCGGTCAGAAGGGCCTTTCGGTTGCCTTCGACCTTGCCACCCACCGCGGTTACGACAGCGATCATCCGCGCGTCGAGGGCGATGTCGGCAAGGCCGGCGTGGCGATCGACAGCGTCGAGGACATGAAGATCCTGTTCGATGGCATTCCGCTGGAGGAAATGTCGGTGTCGATGACCATGAACGGTGCTGTGATCCCGATCCTCGCCTCCTTCATCGTCGCCGGCGAGGAACAGGGCGTTTCACGCGACAAGCTGTCGGGGACCATCCAGAACGACATCCTCAAGGAGTTCATGGTCCGCAACACCTATATCTACCCTCCGGAACCCTCGATGCGCATCGTTGCCGATATCATCGAGTATACGGCAAAGGAGATGCCGAAGTTCAACTCGATCTCGATCTCGGGCTATCACATGCAGGAGGCGGGCGCGACGCTGGTGCAGGAGCTCGCCTTCACGCTCGCCGATGGCCGCGAATACGTGCGCGCCGCCCTTGCCAAGGGCCTGAACGTCGACGAGTTCGCCGGTCGCCTCTCCTTCTTCTTCGCCATCGGCATGAACTTCTTCATGGAGGCCGCCAAGCTTCGCGCAGCACGGCTGCTGTGGACGCGGATCATGACGGAGTTCGAGCCGAAGAAGCCGTCTTCACTGATGCTGCGCACCCATTGCCAGACATCGGGCGTCTCGCTGCAGGAGCAGGATCCGTACAACAACATCATCCGCACCGCCTTCGAGGCGATGTCGGCAGCCCTTGGCGGCACCCAGTCGCTGCACACCAACTCGTTCGACGAGGCGATTGCGCTGCCGACCGAGTTTTCGGCGCGCATCGCCCGCAATACCCAGCTGATCCTGCAACATGAGACGGGCGTCACCAAGGTCGTCGATCCGCTGGCGGGCTCTTACTATGTCGAGAGCCTCACCAACGAGCTGGCGGAAAAAGCCTGGGCGCTGATCGAAGAAATCGAGGCGATGGGCGGCATGACCGAGGCGGTCAATGCCGGACTGCCGAAACGGCTGATTGAAGAGGCGGCCACCCGCCGGCAGGCGGCGGTCGACAAGGGCGAAGAAGTGATCGTCGGCGTCAACAAATACCGTCTCGACAACGAAGAGCCGATCGACATCCTGGAGATCGACAATACCGCCGTGCGTGCCGCCCAGATCCGCCGGATCGAGGAAACCAAGCGTCGGCGCAATTCGCAGGATGTCGCAAATGCACTGGCCACTATTACCGAATTCGCTCGCACCGGCGACGGCAATCTGTTGGCCGCCGCGGTCGAGGCTGCCCGTGCCCGGGCAACGGTCGGCGAGATCTCCGACGCGATGCGCGCGGCCTTCGGCGACCATGCAGCAACGCCCAAGGTGGTCAGCAAGATCTATGGCAAGGCCTATGAGGGTGAGCCCGAACTGGCGGTGCTTACCGAACGGCTGGGCGAGGTCTCGGACAAGCTTGGCCGCAAGCCGAAGATCATGGTGGCAAAGCTCGGCCAGGATGGCCACGACCGCGGCGCCAAGGTGATCGCCTCGGCCTTTGGCGATATCGGCTTTGACGTTCTGGCAGGCCCGCTGTTCCAGACCCCCGAAGAGGCGGCCGACATGGCGCTTGCCAGCAAGGTCAACGTCATCGGTGTGTCATCGCTTGCCGCCGGCCACAAGACCCTGATGCCACAGCTTGCCGATGCGCTGAAAAAGCGCGGCGGCGAGGATATCATCGTCATCTGCGGCGGCGTCATCCCGCGGCAGGATTACGAGTATCTGATGGATAACGGCGTGTCCGCCGTCTTCGGCCCCGGCACGAACGTCCTTGATGCCGCCCGCGCGGTGCTCGACCTGATCGAAGGCAAGCGGCGAAACATTTGA
- a CDS encoding selenium-binding family protein: MATWRPDPSFYPSPRMAAKAPKETLAYVAAFDPERARPDAIAVVDVDPTSPSYSQIVAQVDMPNVGDELHHFGWNACSSCLCPNAPHPHVERRYLVVPGLRSSRLHIIDTKPDPRNPKIIRVIEPSEIAEKANYSRLHTIHCGPEGIYVNALADRDGNAPGGIFLLDHESFDVLGQWEMDRGPQKLAYDFWWHLGHDTLITSEWGTPDTFENGLVPEVLLGSKYGRRLHFWDLHKRKHLQEIDFGEEHQLVFELRPAHDPTKAYGFVGCVISLKDLSASIWTWYRDGDQWAVKKVIEIPAEPADPDLLPPVLKGFGAVAPLVTDIDLSMDDRFLYVSCWGTGDMIQYDVSDPFAPNETGRVRIGGIVSRATHPKAANGALNGGPQMVEISRDGKRVYFTNSLYGAIDPQFYPDGIDGWMVKLDVNEGGGIAFDENFFVDWPKGHRPHQVRLEGGDCSSDSYCYP; the protein is encoded by the coding sequence ATGGCGACGTGGCGACCCGATCCTTCTTTTTATCCTTCACCACGCATGGCGGCCAAGGCTCCTAAGGAAACCTTAGCCTATGTCGCAGCCTTCGATCCTGAGCGGGCGAGGCCGGATGCGATCGCCGTGGTCGATGTCGACCCGACGTCACCGAGCTATTCGCAAATCGTTGCACAGGTCGATATGCCGAACGTTGGCGACGAGCTCCATCATTTCGGCTGGAACGCCTGCTCCTCCTGTCTTTGCCCCAATGCGCCGCACCCGCATGTCGAGCGTCGCTATCTCGTAGTCCCGGGTTTGAGATCCTCGCGGCTCCACATCATCGACACCAAGCCGGACCCGCGCAATCCGAAGATCATCCGCGTGATCGAGCCTTCCGAAATTGCCGAAAAGGCGAACTATTCGCGGTTGCACACCATCCATTGCGGCCCCGAGGGCATCTACGTCAACGCGCTCGCCGACCGCGACGGTAATGCGCCCGGCGGCATCTTCTTGCTGGATCACGAGAGTTTCGACGTGCTCGGCCAATGGGAAATGGATCGTGGACCGCAGAAGCTCGCCTATGACTTCTGGTGGCATCTCGGTCACGACACGCTGATTACCAGCGAATGGGGCACGCCGGATACCTTCGAGAACGGGCTGGTTCCGGAAGTGTTGCTCGGTTCGAAATACGGCCGCAGGCTGCACTTCTGGGATCTGCACAAGCGCAAGCACCTGCAAGAGATCGACTTCGGCGAGGAGCACCAGCTCGTCTTTGAACTGCGCCCGGCCCACGATCCGACCAAGGCCTATGGCTTCGTCGGCTGTGTCATCAGCCTCAAGGATCTCTCGGCGTCGATCTGGACCTGGTATCGTGACGGAGATCAATGGGCGGTCAAGAAGGTGATAGAAATCCCGGCGGAGCCCGCCGATCCGGATCTCCTGCCGCCCGTCCTCAAGGGCTTCGGCGCGGTCGCGCCGCTCGTCACGGACATCGACCTGTCGATGGATGATCGGTTCCTTTACGTTTCCTGTTGGGGCACCGGTGACATGATCCAGTATGATGTTTCCGACCCATTCGCCCCGAACGAGACGGGCCGAGTGCGCATCGGTGGCATCGTCTCACGTGCGACCCATCCGAAGGCTGCAAACGGAGCGTTGAACGGTGGCCCGCAGATGGTGGAGATTAGCCGGGACGGCAAGCGGGTCTATTTCACCAATTCGCTCTATGGCGCAATCGACCCGCAATTCTATCCCGACGGTATCGACGGGTGGATGGTCAAGCTGGATGTCAATGAGGGCGGCGGAATCGCGTTTGACGAGAATTTCTTCGTCGATTGGCCGAAAGGCCATCGCCCGCATCAGGTTCGCCTGGAAGGCGGGGACTGCTCGTCCGATTCCTATTGTTATCCGTGA
- a CDS encoding helix-turn-helix domain-containing protein: MAIGKLYIGRKVRELRDANRATQGQFAERIGISTSYLNQIENNQRPVSASVLLALAEKFQIDIAELSTGEGDRLLSALSEALSDPLFETYSPSLQELKLITQNAPGLAHALISCHQAYRRNSEQLASIDDTIGRGGSSVETTPYEEVRDFFHFVDNYIHDIDVLAERLAGELGLGEGDNHAALAAYLEQRHGVRVLRGAAGDEAIRRYDPRARLLTLNPYAPAATRDFQIALQIAQLHAREEIDRVAGGAGFRTEEAYEICRIGLQNYFAGALILPYQAFHKAARELRHDVELLAARFGASLEQVCHRLSTLQRPGQKGVPIFFARIDRAGNITKRHSAAKLQFARFGAACPLWNVHQAFETPGRIIRQLAETPDGVRYLCLATQITKGGGGFRAAQPRYALALGCEISYADAFVYADDLDLGNRAAFDPIGISCRICERTKCASRAVPPLKRRLIVDHDLRGALPYRLSES; this comes from the coding sequence ATGGCGATCGGCAAACTCTATATCGGCCGCAAGGTCAGGGAACTTCGGGATGCAAACCGGGCGACGCAGGGACAGTTTGCCGAGCGCATCGGCATCTCTACCAGTTATCTCAATCAGATCGAGAACAACCAGCGGCCCGTATCGGCTTCGGTTCTTCTGGCCCTTGCCGAAAAGTTTCAGATCGATATCGCCGAACTTTCGACCGGGGAGGGCGACAGGTTGCTTTCGGCGCTGTCGGAAGCCTTGAGTGATCCGCTATTCGAGACCTATTCGCCGAGCCTGCAGGAATTGAAGCTGATCACCCAGAATGCGCCGGGGCTAGCGCATGCGCTGATCAGTTGTCACCAGGCCTATCGCCGCAACAGCGAGCAACTGGCCAGCATCGACGATACCATCGGCCGCGGCGGGTCTTCGGTGGAGACGACGCCCTATGAGGAAGTTCGCGACTTCTTCCACTTCGTCGACAACTATATCCACGACATCGACGTTCTCGCCGAGCGACTCGCAGGCGAACTCGGGCTCGGTGAGGGCGACAACCATGCAGCATTGGCCGCCTATCTCGAGCAGCGCCACGGCGTGCGTGTCTTGCGGGGTGCGGCCGGCGACGAGGCGATCCGGCGCTACGATCCGCGTGCCCGTCTGTTGACGCTGAACCCCTATGCCCCGGCCGCGACACGCGATTTCCAGATTGCACTGCAGATCGCTCAGTTGCACGCCCGAGAAGAGATCGACCGGGTGGCCGGCGGCGCCGGTTTCCGCACGGAGGAAGCCTACGAGATCTGTCGCATTGGGCTGCAAAACTATTTCGCCGGTGCGCTGATCCTGCCTTACCAGGCCTTTCACAAGGCGGCGCGCGAACTCCGGCACGACGTCGAGTTGCTGGCGGCGCGTTTCGGTGCGTCGCTCGAGCAGGTCTGTCATCGGCTGTCGACGCTGCAGCGCCCGGGCCAGAAGGGCGTGCCCATCTTCTTTGCCCGTATCGATCGGGCCGGCAACATCACCAAGCGCCATAGTGCGGCCAAGCTGCAGTTTGCCCGTTTCGGTGCGGCATGTCCGCTCTGGAACGTGCATCAGGCGTTCGAAACGCCCGGCCGCATCATTCGTCAGCTCGCTGAGACGCCTGATGGTGTGCGCTATCTTTGCCTTGCAACGCAGATCACCAAGGGTGGTGGCGGCTTCCGCGCCGCACAGCCGCGTTACGCCTTGGCGCTCGGTTGCGAGATCTCCTACGCCGACGCCTTCGTCTACGCCGACGACCTCGATCTCGGCAACCGCGCGGCGTTCGATCCTATTGGCATATCCTGCCGCATCTGCGAGCGCACGAAATGCGCCAGCCGCGCCGTACCACCATTGAAGCGAAGACTGATCGTCGACCATGACTTGCGCGGCGCTCTGCCGTATCGTCTGAGTGAAAGCTAA
- a CDS encoding isobutyryl-CoA dehydrogenase, translating to MDFHLSEEQEAIRRMALDFARDELAPHAIEWDQEKHFPVDKLQAAAALGMAGIYISDDVGGTGLTRLDAAIIIEALATGCPAVASFVSIHNMCAGMIDRYGTDEQRHRLLPKLLTMETLASYCLTEPGSGSDAAALKTKAVKDGDSYVLTGQKQFISGAGVSGLYVIMARTGEDGPKGISTFVVEKDAAGLTFGANEKKMGWHVQPTRAVMLDGVRIPVENRLGAEGDGFKIAMGGLDGGRLNIAAASLGGAQAAFDRALAYVQERRAFGKAIGEFQALQFRLADMATDLEIARTFLWRAASALDAGDPEATKLCAMAKRFVTDRCFAVANDALQLHGGYGYLADYGVEKIVRDLRVHQILEGTNEIMRLIVARSIFGRK from the coding sequence ATGGATTTTCACCTGTCAGAGGAACAGGAAGCCATCCGCCGGATGGCACTCGACTTCGCTCGCGACGAATTGGCGCCTCACGCCATTGAGTGGGATCAGGAAAAGCATTTCCCGGTCGATAAGCTGCAGGCCGCAGCCGCCCTCGGCATGGCGGGCATCTATATCAGCGACGATGTCGGCGGCACCGGCCTGACGCGGCTCGATGCTGCAATCATCATCGAAGCTCTGGCAACCGGCTGCCCGGCGGTTGCCTCCTTCGTTTCCATTCACAACATGTGCGCCGGCATGATCGACCGCTATGGCACCGACGAGCAGCGCCATCGGCTGCTGCCGAAGCTGCTGACCATGGAGACGCTGGCGAGCTACTGCCTGACCGAGCCGGGATCCGGTTCGGATGCGGCAGCACTCAAGACCAAGGCTGTCAAGGACGGTGACAGCTACGTGCTGACCGGCCAGAAGCAGTTCATCTCCGGTGCCGGTGTGTCCGGCCTCTATGTGATCATGGCGAGAACCGGCGAGGACGGGCCGAAGGGCATCTCCACCTTCGTGGTGGAAAAGGATGCGGCCGGCCTCACCTTCGGCGCGAACGAGAAGAAGATGGGTTGGCATGTGCAGCCCACCCGCGCCGTGATGCTCGACGGCGTGCGGATCCCCGTTGAAAACCGCCTCGGTGCCGAGGGTGACGGCTTCAAGATTGCCATGGGCGGGCTCGACGGCGGCCGGCTGAACATTGCCGCAGCCTCGCTCGGCGGTGCGCAGGCCGCCTTCGACCGGGCACTGGCCTATGTCCAGGAACGTCGCGCCTTCGGCAAGGCGATCGGCGAGTTCCAGGCACTGCAGTTTCGCCTCGCCGATATGGCAACCGATCTCGAAATCGCCCGTACCTTCCTCTGGCGCGCGGCCTCGGCGCTCGACGCCGGTGACCCCGAGGCGACGAAACTTTGCGCCATGGCCAAACGCTTCGTCACCGATCGCTGCTTTGCCGTCGCCAACGACGCGCTGCAGCTCCACGGCGGCTATGGTTATCTCGCCGACTACGGCGTCGAGAAGATTGTCAGGGACCTGAGAGTGCACCAGATACTCGAGGGTACCAACGAGATCATGCGGCTTATCGTGGCGCGCTCGATCTTCGGCCGGAAATAG
- a CDS encoding acetyl-CoA carboxylase biotin carboxylase subunit gives MFKKILIANRGEIACRVIRTAKKLGIATVAVYSDADRDAMHVRMADEAVHIGPSPSAQSYIVIDKIIEAIRKTGADAVHPGYGFLSENAAFAEALETEGVAFIGPPVGAIQAMGDKITSKKLAAEAGVSTVPGHMGLIADADEAVKISGSIGYPVMIKASAGGGGKGMRIAWNDQEAREGFQSSKNEAKNSFGDDRIFIEKFVTEPRHIEIQVLGDKHGNTLYLGERECSIQRRNQKVIEEAPSPFLDAATRKAMGEQAVALSKAVGYHSAGTVEFIVDANRNFYFLEMNTRLQVEHPVTELVTGLDLVEQMIRVAAGEKLAFGQADVRLNGWAVESRLYAEDPYRNFLPSIGRLTRYRPPVEGANDDGTVIRNDTGVFEGGEISMYYDPMIAKLCTWGPDRLTAVEAMAEALDQFEVEGIGHNLPFLSAVMQQQRFRDGRLTTAYIAEEFADGFHGVTPDEASARKLAAIAVSINQVLQERASQISGTIGNHRRIVGYDWVVNLADMDFALTSGASADGAYVRFEDGTSASIAGDWTPGRTLATFNIDNQPMSVKVELTGTAIRLRWRGIDVIARVRSPRVAELAKLMPKKLPPDTSRMLLCPMPGVITSVSVKAGDTVEAGQSLAIVEAMKMENILRAEKRATVKRVAVIAGASLAVDELIMEFE, from the coding sequence ATGTTCAAGAAGATCCTCATCGCCAACCGTGGCGAAATCGCCTGCCGCGTCATCAGAACCGCGAAGAAACTCGGCATCGCCACCGTCGCCGTCTATTCCGACGCCGACCGCGATGCCATGCACGTGCGCATGGCGGATGAGGCCGTTCATATCGGCCCCTCGCCTTCGGCGCAGTCCTATATCGTCATCGACAAGATCATCGAGGCGATCCGCAAGACCGGCGCCGATGCGGTTCATCCCGGCTACGGCTTCCTGTCGGAAAATGCCGCCTTCGCCGAAGCGCTCGAAACGGAAGGCGTTGCCTTCATCGGTCCGCCGGTTGGCGCAATCCAGGCGATGGGTGACAAGATCACCTCGAAGAAGCTTGCGGCCGAAGCGGGCGTCTCCACCGTGCCCGGCCACATGGGCCTGATTGCGGATGCCGACGAGGCGGTAAAAATCTCCGGATCGATCGGCTATCCCGTGATGATCAAGGCGTCGGCCGGCGGCGGTGGCAAGGGCATGCGCATCGCCTGGAACGACCAGGAAGCGCGCGAAGGCTTCCAGTCCTCCAAGAACGAGGCGAAGAACTCGTTCGGCGACGACCGGATCTTCATCGAAAAATTCGTCACCGAACCGCGCCATATCGAAATCCAGGTGCTCGGCGACAAGCACGGCAACACGCTCTATCTCGGCGAGCGCGAATGCTCGATCCAGCGCCGCAACCAGAAGGTCATCGAGGAAGCCCCCTCGCCGTTCCTGGATGCCGCCACCCGCAAGGCCATGGGTGAACAGGCCGTGGCACTGTCAAAGGCCGTCGGCTATCATTCGGCCGGCACGGTCGAGTTCATCGTCGATGCCAATCGCAACTTCTATTTCCTCGAGATGAACACCCGCCTGCAGGTGGAACACCCAGTCACCGAACTCGTGACCGGCCTTGATCTTGTCGAGCAGATGATCCGCGTTGCGGCCGGCGAAAAGCTTGCCTTCGGTCAGGCGGACGTGAGGCTCAACGGTTGGGCGGTTGAGAGTCGGCTCTATGCCGAAGACCCCTACCGCAATTTCCTGCCTTCGATCGGCCGGCTGACGCGCTATCGCCCGCCTGTGGAAGGTGCAAACGACGACGGCACAGTGATCCGCAACGACACCGGCGTCTTCGAGGGCGGCGAGATCTCGATGTATTATGACCCGATGATCGCCAAGCTCTGCACCTGGGGACCGGACCGCCTGACGGCTGTCGAGGCCATGGCGGAGGCGCTCGACCAGTTCGAGGTCGAAGGCATCGGTCACAACCTGCCGTTCCTCTCCGCCGTGATGCAGCAACAGCGCTTTCGCGACGGCCGCCTGACGACCGCCTATATCGCCGAGGAGTTCGCCGACGGTTTCCATGGCGTGACGCCGGATGAAGCGTCGGCGCGCAAGCTGGCGGCGATCGCCGTCTCGATCAACCAGGTCCTGCAGGAACGTGCCAGCCAGATTTCCGGCACCATCGGCAATCATCGTCGCATCGTAGGCTACGATTGGGTGGTCAATCTTGCCGACATGGACTTTGCGTTGACTTCAGGCGCTTCGGCCGATGGCGCCTATGTCCGCTTCGAAGACGGCACGTCCGCCTCGATCGCCGGCGACTGGACGCCGGGCCGCACGCTCGCCACCTTCAACATCGACAATCAGCCGATGAGCGTAAAGGTGGAACTGACGGGCACGGCGATCAGGCTGCGCTGGCGCGGCATCGACGTGATTGCCCGGGTCAGGAGCCCGCGCGTCGCCGAGCTTGCCAAACTCATGCCGAAGAAGCTGCCGCCGGACACCTCCAGGATGCTGCTCTGCCCGATGCCCGGCGTCATCACCTCGGTCTCGGTCAAGGCCGGCGATACCGTGGAAGCGGGCCAGTCGCTGGCAATTGTCGAGGCGATGAAGATGGAGAACATCCTGCGCGCCGAGAAGCGCGCCACCGTCAAGCGCGTGGCCGTTATCGCCGGCGCAAGCCTCGCGGTCGACGAATTGATCATGGAATTCGAATGA
- a CDS encoding VOC family protein produces MRKLQSQGVHHITLVGANRQTSIDFWEGVLGMPFIFEQPNLDRAAESHLYFDPGDGRLITVFTDEARKPDPDRTSTDIGCVHHIAFAVSRATFQQAVDRLNEREIRNSGVKDRGFMDSIYFEDPLGLLIELASYRFEPPAGHTHAEVLMEAHRIRVARSEYAIAEEHLADAIEALVERTRPSLSTDRVPRNPY; encoded by the coding sequence ATGCGCAAACTTCAATCGCAAGGGGTCCATCACATCACGCTCGTCGGCGCGAACCGCCAGACGTCGATCGACTTCTGGGAGGGCGTGCTCGGCATGCCCTTCATCTTCGAGCAACCGAACCTCGACCGGGCGGCGGAAAGCCATCTTTATTTCGATCCGGGCGATGGCCGCTTGATCACCGTCTTCACCGACGAGGCCCGCAAGCCCGATCCCGATCGGACATCGACGGATATCGGCTGCGTGCATCACATCGCCTTCGCCGTCTCGCGAGCGACGTTCCAGCAGGCGGTCGACCGTCTCAACGAGCGGGAGATCCGCAATAGCGGCGTCAAGGATCGCGGCTTTATGGATTCGATCTATTTCGAGGACCCGCTTGGCCTGTTGATCGAGCTTGCGTCCTATCGGTTCGAACCGCCGGCCGGCCATACTCATGCCGAGGTCCTGATGGAAGCGCACCGGATTCGCGTCGCCCGCAGCGAATACGCCATCGCCGAGGAGCATCTCGCCGATGCCATCGAGGCCCTGGTCGAGCGGACCCGGCCTTCATTGTCAACCGATCGGGTGCCCAGGAATCCGTACTGA